The nucleotide sequence TGTATTCACACCCTCCAGTGGTTCATCCCCTGCTTTCGTAAACGCGATTGAAGCGTTCACAACACCACCTCAACTGTTCAAGCGTGGCGACACTTTAAATCATATATCACCCTTGGGGAGAGATGGTGAAATGAATAACATATCATCATCTTATGCTTTCATCCCAGTTTATAGAATTAACGTTGGTGGTGACCGTATAGACGTAGATCGCGACGTTTTAAGAAGAAACTGGATACCAGATGATGAATTCATCGTCAACAATGAATCAGCAAAGACAGTGAAACCATTCGACGGTGCACTTACTTATAAGGAAGATTTTGCTACCAGATATGATGCTCCTGATAGTGTATACAAGACAGCCAAACAGTTGAATGGTAATTCGTCGGCGAATAATAATGTTACATGGACTTTTGGGGTTAAGAAGAACACCATGTTTCTTGTTAGAGTTCATATCTGTGACATTATAACCACAGGCCTCAATAATTCTGATGATGAATTCAATTTGTTCATTTACCGGAATTATAGTCTGGTGATTAATCCGGGTGAAGTGGTACAAGCGGTGCAAGTTCCCTTTTATTTTGATTTTGTGGTGGATTCGGTTGAATCCGGGTTTGTGAATGTTAGTATCGGAGCGGTTTCTAGTAATAACACTCAGCCCGTGTTATTGAACGGACTCGAGATCATGGAGTTGTTGAGGAATTCGGGCGTAGTTGATCCATGGAACAATGGGAAGAGTGGTAGCAAGAAAGTGTATGTTGTGGTTGGATGTGTTGTTGGTAGTGTGGTGATTGTTTTGTTAATAGGTGTCTTTATCGGGTTTAAGTACAGGAAAGCGAAGCCCGCCTTTGGGACGAAAACGGAATCTAACACGGTACCATCGCACGGTCAGAGTTCATACATGAGCATGAATTTTGACTTTACCGTTAATGAGTCGTCCCAGATTCCTAACTTGAATCTCAACCTTCGGTTCCCGTTTGCGGATATAGTACAAGTGACGAACAATTTCGATGAGAAGTTAGTAATCGGAAAAGGTGGATTCGGGAAGGTGTATAGAGGTACACTTCGTGATGGAAAGTCGGTTGCTGTGAAACGAGCCGAGACAGGACACAGTCAGGGTCGGCCAGAGTTTGTGAAAGAAATTATGGTATTGTCGAAAATACAACATcaacatttagttagttttattggGTATTGTGATGAGAATTCTGAGATGATACTCGTGTTCGAATACATGGAAAAGGGTACTCTTCAAGAACATTTATACGACATGAAGAAAGACGACGAGAAGCTCCCGTGGAGTCAAAGACTCGAGATTTGCATTAGCGCGGCTCAAGGATTACATTACCTTCACACGGGTTTAAATGAGCCGATAATTCATCGAGATGTTAAGTCGACAAACATCTTGCTTAACGAAAACTACACAGCAAAAGTGGCTGATTTTGGGATATCACGACTGGATAATTCGGATGAAGGAGAGATGGATATCAAAGGGAGTTTCGGGTATTTTGATCCCGAATACATAACTTGCTTGAAATTGACGCACAAATCAGACGTTTACTCTTTTGGAGTCGTTTTACTAGAAGTGCTATGTGCAAGGAAGGCACTTGATACCAAGCTTCCTTCGGAGGAACAAAACTTAGccgattggggaatcaaacagatAAAGAATGGGATGGAAGAGAAGATAATTGATCCATATCTTGTAGACAAGATAAACCCGAATTCGTTAAGGATTTATTTAGAAACGGTTGAGAAATGTTTGAAGAGCACAGGAGACGAGAGGCCGAGTATGTATGATGTGTTATGGGGCTTAGAATACGCGCTTAAGCATCAACAAAAGGTGGTGGGTAAAGAGCCATGTGAAGATAGCACAGTGACTGCATCGCTGCAGTCGATACCAATATTTGATCATTTGCCTTCTAATTATGAAGATAATGAGTATGAAGTGAACGATAGCTCGGTCTCAAGTTTTCCAAGTGAAAGCCAAGTATTTTCTCAGTTGAAGATTAATGAACCCCGATAGTAAAGGGTTGGAACATGATCATGCTTTTGTGCCCTTTGTCACCACACCACCGTCTACTCTTTTATGCGTAATCGTGTCTTATTGATTACTCTTGTCAAGTCAAGCAAAAGTTTACTACCATATACGGCGGCTAAGGTAAGTACAGTCTTTATCTAGTATGTGATTTATGTCTATGTATTGTTTGATTATACAGTTAATTTGATAATTTCAACTTGTTTATTTGCAAATAAAATTAGaaacacaaaaacaaaaataGAGTTGAAATCGGTATGGATTAAAGTTTGATCATTCATAGTCAGTCATCAATGTGACCCGAATGTGGTCAACAATATACACATCATATCTTGAATTCTTAATCACAACTTAGTCTTAGGCGCAGTTCATGCTAGCAGCCCTGTTTCCACAACAACATAAAATTGGTACAATCAGGCAAATTATTATCGtcctgtctttcagggccggccctgagaattcgtgtaccatGTTCAATCTTcaaaaaatgtgcccttaggccTAAATGAAATTGGGTATTGAGCTCaataaaggtctaaacctaatgtcaaTGAGTTAATAACTAACCTAAACcgtaaaaatagttttgtaagtgagcCTATGTTGGTGTTCGTATAGGTACAccctataaaaaaataaatttttacgTATACATatcggttttttttttctaaaaacagtgtgcccttcgaaatatcgggccctggccggtggtcctccccgcccaacCCAGGGCCGGCCCTGCtgtctttaaataaaaaaaataagcaTATAGAATCATTTGTAAGATTCACGCGTTAAATAATCATAAAACATTAAAACGTCATACAAATGTTAACGCAAAAGAGTATAAGTGATCACACCAGGTCTTTTTTTTGGGCTGATGTTTCTGGATCATGGCCCGGcctttttgttgtttttgaaccGCATATAGAACATATAAAAGCCCAATTAGCAAATATAAAAGCCCAACTAGCAAATAGCTAGACGGAAGGAACAATTACTGTAACACACACATAACCGGGTTCTTTAACCACTCTACAAAGCAAACTTAATCTTACAAGACCTATTCGAGTGCCCAAAAAAAAAACGAGTAATGAACAATGGCATTAAAGATATTAACATTGTTAATTTAACACGATTCCTCCTATCCTTCTCCAAGATGAAGTCATGTTTGAACCGCCACAAAATCAACCAAACCATCATGAGAATAGATTCGACTACTAATTGCTTTGAATTATTCAGATGGAAATTTTGAACTCGGAAGGTCCAATTTAATTTAAGCCATCTAGCAATCACATTCCAAGTCCTAGCAGCAACTTCACGCTCACCAACcgaactagtttaatacccgtccggtggacgggttacACTAACAACGTAACAAACAAAGAGAATCCATAttgagggtgtttggggttgctTTCTCCTTTTGTAAAAAGTCACAACCATCTAACTTTTTAATGACTTGCGCTTTGTGGCAAATGAAAAGATCCACCAGCGTAAAGCATTTGATAAACAGGACTTATTCTAGTGGTTAAAAATAAACCTGCAAACAAACAACATCATGAATTTAGTAGATACAGGGTAAACCCCTTACACAAATTTAAAAGATACAAAGTTATGAGAATCATATGTTTaaatcatggttgcaaaagtcgctaggcgctccctagtcggtcgaccggggagttgagagtactcggcataggcggagagtactcggggagtactcggacatgttaaattataaagaaattagttttcagaAATTAAATATAAGTCTAATagcataaatttactaatatttataacaaaatacgtaaaaatgatattcattatttaatatgatagtcgtataaattatgttttgttaCTTTTAAGTCAAACTTGGCCCAAATTGACCTACTAGATCTGATTTtggccgaggttgaccgcgtttgatcaattccgagtaattaggcggagttagagaaagtcgcctcggcagcctaccttgtagggactactcggggagtactcggccttggaaaccttgttttacaaccatggtttaAATTTCATACATCATCAtgtaaatttaatattttttcaTACAATAATTAGAAAGTAGCAGCAATAGCTATATTAGCAAATTAATGCATAGAAAAAAGAgctaaaactaaccttttttatcaaccattcttcaaactgaCCTGCACAACAACAAATTCAAATAAGAACATTATTTAATTCAAAGTGATATTTGTAACTTAAAGACTAAACAATATAGCATTGGGTCATTAACGGTTGAATATTTTATAATGCGATTATTACCAATCCAAACAACAGAATTGCACCCTAACCCTATTTCTCACTACCATCTAATTCTGGTTTTTTAGAAATCAAAGTCATAAATTGTGCTTCTAGTACTAATCCTTTGACTCTTAAAAGTCAAAGTACACAGAAATTCACTTGTAAGACAAAATGTGTAGTGTATAACAACCATATTTGATGTTCCACTCCAACAATTCCAGAAGAAGCTGGTGCAGCCcctttggaaaaaaaaaaaaaaaaaaaaaaacttgaatgGTGAAAGGAAGCTTATTTTTTTCTAACATATAATGTTGGTTGTACAAAGGCCATGCGTAGTAGTAACCTCTCATAACCCCTTGCGATGTGGGGTTATACAACACGTGGCAAATGCATAAGAAAGGAGGATTATATAACATGAGTGTGCAGTGGTTAACCCcttaacttatatatatatatatatacacacacacataaaataaaaatgaaaacaaaactGCTCTACTACCACCAACCAACAACCATCTCGAACCTTCACCATTTACAACCCATTATAAAATTATCATATACTGACCTTAAACTTTTCAGCCCCATTCAACAGTAAATTGACAAAATGATATTGAATAATTGATAGCATCATCCAAGATACCAACTGTCACATGCCTAATATATTAGTGTAAATATATTCACCTACAAAGAACCCCAAACATTATCCATTGTAGTGAAATATTTCTCTTCCAATGCACTACAATCCAACAGTTTACACAATCCGATATCTAATAATCTCAGATGCCCATATCTATCTAGTAGCAAATTATTAGGCTCGATACCTCTGTTACAATCCAACATAACAAAATAAGTACTACATGATTAAACTTCAATGAAGTACATTAATTATAGCATGCATATTCACATAATCATGTTTTGGATGGATTCAAATGGTAAACtgtttcatcatcataaaatttggcttcatcatcaatcAAGTATCTTATCTCATAAGTAATGTCATCATGCCTCCAACATGTAGATATTCCGTTACGACATATTATACGTTATCTTGAAAAGATCAATAAAGCTTAACAATAAACTCATCGATTAGGTAAAAAACATAGATAAATGTTCGCGAGTCAGGCTAACCCAACACGCTTTGAACAGTACTAAAACGACCCTGTTTCAACCCCTCAACTGTTACGTAAACTGCTCTTGTTGCCACCTCTATTAGTTTGTTGCAAACTTACATTAAAAAAACATCatctttaaaaaaatataagaaCCATTCTTAGAAAAAGAGACTCCATATGTTTTCTACCAAAACCAAAATTCTGCTAAATTAGTAAGTACATTAAAATCAAGTGAGATTCATCTATAAACACAATCATACTCACAAACTATATAGGATTTTACTTACAAATTACAATCAAGCTCTGAAGAAGATGGGATCTCATGCTCAAAATTCATGATCATTCCAAACTGAtcatttcgattttgtcattaaGACATTTCATCGAATACTTGGTCTCCATGTAACATTAACTTCAAAACACTATCATTCGAATCATTATTCACCTGCGAAATAATTTAATAAGAGTTGGATATTGCTAGATAGAAAGAAAAATGAGGAAATATATAATCACAtactataaaataaaataacGGACTCAAATTCAAATCAATATGAGCAAGGAATAATGCATAGATAACACTTACAACAATATAGCTACATGATTTTACAATAAAACCAAAACAATTATCTCTCCACTATCATTGCCTGTGTTTGCTTAACAGCCTTAAAAACCTCAAAAAGAACATTAGCAGTGCAGATATTGGGGGTGGGGCATTTGTAAGCAGTTTTTCCCTTTAATTTAGCATATGGTCAGAAATGAGAAAACTTTCAAAGACAAGCAACCCTAGGGTTACAAGGCTGTACATTATTGAGGCAATCAGCCAATTTCCCGTATGTCGCACCTACGTTGGTTTCTGTTGACCCGGCGAACCAAAATTAAGAAATTTAAACTCACCTTGATAAGATCTGAGGAAGAAGTAAAGATTATTGGTTCACACCCTAGATCAAACAACACCAAAATTCGATGATGCCTTTGATAAAATACAAATCCAATCggagaaaaacaaaaagaaagagCAAAATAGTAGCTATGATACCTTATTAACAAACGGCAACCTGCGATGGTTTCCTGTGACCGGAGGCTAAATGGTGGTGATTGTATGCTTCAATCGTGAAGCGATCACTGATTTCGGTGATGAACGATTGGAAGTGAAGAAACAAATGAAGGGTTGTTGCTGTGATTAAAGAAAGAAAGGAGGGATGGTTGCCTTCTTTAATACCACGTAAACCGGAGAAAAAAGAGGAGTGGGGTAAATAGCGTGCGAACGTGGATAGGGTAAAACCACCGGAAACCTCCTAACTGCATCAGAATAGGAAAGAGAATGTGAAACCGCCGTGAACTGCCACTCTTTCGGTTACTTTTTTGAGTTAACACGGCTAGGATTTAATCCTG is from Helianthus annuus cultivar XRQ/B chromosome 9, HanXRQr2.0-SUNRISE, whole genome shotgun sequence and encodes:
- the LOC110921875 gene encoding probable receptor-like protein kinase At2g23200, with the translated sequence MESTLFIIILLSALSFVSSQSQYVPNRYFINCGSNSDTDFTGKTFTGDENPPTFSVFGGRKAENNNSTSEIYKTARVFTQKSWYELEADSDNTFVMVNLHFSPFSYNKIELSTSKFNVSVSGFSLLSNFNVGNSTVIKNFIIPIGTKRKFRIVFTPSSGSSPAFVNAIEAFTTPPQLFKRGDTLNHISPLGRDGEMNNISSSYAFIPVYRINVGGDRIDVDRDVLRRNWIPDDEFIVNNESAKTVKPFDGALTYKEDFATRYDAPDSVYKTAKQLNGNSSANNNVTWTFGVKKNTMFLVRVHICDIITTGLNNSDDEFNLFIYRNYSLVINPGEVVQAVQVPFYFDFVVDSVESGFVNVSIGAVSSNNTQPVLLNGLEIMELLRNSGVVDPWNNGKSGSKKVYVVVGCVVGSVVIVLLIGVFIGFKYRKAKPAFGTKTESNTVPSHGQSSYMSMNFDFTVNESSQIPNLNLNLRFPFADIVQVTNNFDEKLVIGKGGFGKVYRGTLRDGKSVAVKRAETGHSQGRPEFVKEIMVLSKIQHQHLVSFIGYCDENSEMILVFEYMEKGTLQEHLYDMKKDDEKLPWSQRLEICISAAQGLHYLHTGLNEPIIHRDVKSTNILLNENYTAKVADFGISRLDNSDEGEMDIKGSFGYFDPEYITCLKLTHKSDVYSFGVVLLEVLCARKALDTKLPSEEQNLADWGIKQIKNGMEEKIIDPYLVDKINPNSLRIYLETVEKCLKSTGDERPSMYDVLWGLEYALKHQQKVVGKEPCEDSTVTASLQSIPIFDHLPSNYEDNEYEVNDSSVSSFPSESQVFSQLKINEPR